From Pseudarthrobacter equi, a single genomic window includes:
- a CDS encoding ABC transporter ATP-binding protein, which yields MNSVIQVRNLTKRYKDALALDGVSFDIEQDAIYGLLGRNGAGKTTAMSILTAQNLPTSGEVRVFGENPYENARVLSRMCFVRESQKYPDDATPRHAFAAARLFFPRWDQGLADELIDDFQLPLKRTIKKLSRGQLSAVGVIIGLASRAEVTFFDEPYLGLDAVARQIFYDRLLADYAEVPRTILLSSHLIDEVSNLIERVLLIDDGRIIMDESADDARALATNVVGDAAAVERVVNGREVIHREGLGRVASVTFLGRLDGAERAAVVADGLELAPVSLQQLIVRLTQHRSAGRPDGFSSRTNTSGTNTSGADTQEGSLR from the coding sequence ATGAACTCCGTAATACAGGTCAGGAACCTCACCAAGCGATACAAAGACGCGCTCGCCCTGGACGGTGTCAGCTTCGACATCGAGCAGGACGCCATCTACGGCCTGCTGGGACGCAACGGCGCCGGCAAGACCACCGCCATGTCCATCCTCACGGCCCAGAACCTGCCCACCAGCGGCGAGGTGCGCGTGTTCGGCGAGAACCCATACGAGAACGCCCGGGTACTCAGCCGCATGTGCTTCGTCCGGGAAAGCCAGAAATACCCGGACGACGCCACCCCGCGCCACGCCTTCGCGGCCGCCCGGCTGTTCTTTCCCCGGTGGGACCAGGGCCTGGCGGACGAACTCATTGACGATTTCCAGCTCCCGCTGAAACGGACCATCAAGAAGCTCTCCCGCGGGCAGCTCTCGGCCGTAGGGGTCATCATCGGCCTGGCATCCCGGGCGGAGGTCACCTTCTTCGACGAACCGTACCTGGGCCTCGACGCCGTGGCCCGGCAAATCTTCTACGACCGGCTGCTGGCAGACTACGCCGAAGTCCCGCGGACCATCCTGCTCTCCAGCCACCTCATCGACGAAGTATCCAACCTGATCGAACGGGTGCTCCTGATCGACGACGGCCGCATCATCATGGACGAATCGGCCGATGACGCCCGCGCCCTCGCCACCAACGTGGTGGGCGACGCCGCCGCTGTGGAGCGGGTGGTGAACGGCCGGGAAGTCATCCACCGCGAAGGCCTGGGCCGCGTGGCATCCGTGACCTTCCTGGGCCGCCTGGATGGCGCCGAACGCGCCGCGGTTGTTGCCGACGGCCTCGAACTGGCGCCGGTCTCACTGCAGCAACTCATTGTCCGCCTCACCCAGCATCG
- a CDS encoding GntR family transcriptional regulator: MMDEGKPLFVQIAEQVEASILDGSIAEESQAPSTNELAVFHRINPATAAKGVNMLVDKGVLYKRRGIGMFVAPGARELLLKERRSDFAERYVQPLLAEARRIGLGPEDVADLVRTGAGAEPAKP; the protein is encoded by the coding sequence CTGATGGACGAAGGCAAACCACTCTTCGTGCAGATCGCCGAACAGGTCGAAGCCTCGATCCTGGACGGAAGCATCGCCGAGGAGTCACAGGCGCCGTCAACAAACGAGCTCGCCGTGTTCCACCGCATCAACCCGGCAACTGCGGCCAAGGGCGTGAACATGCTCGTGGACAAAGGCGTGCTGTACAAGCGCCGGGGCATCGGCATGTTCGTTGCCCCGGGTGCCCGCGAACTCCTGCTCAAGGAGCGCCGCAGCGATTTTGCCGAACGGTATGTGCAACCCCTGCTGGCCGAAGCCCGCAGGATCGGGCTCGGGCCCGAAGACGTCGCGGACCTGGTCCGCACCGGTGCCGGCGCTGAACCGGCAAAACCATAA
- a CDS encoding lipid kinase: MKAARGARSVAVVINAGARLGAAAPDQAVDMLRNAGLPVTAVHRILSGTDLAGTLDRVMAENHDLVVVGGGDGTVSFAAGRLAGTGTVLGVLPLGTANDLARTLEIPSTLPAACAALADGRVVDIDLGRVNGQPFLNVASVGLSVGVTETLSPRLKRRLGPLAYAVAAVRAYARHQPFRARLEFPGGDHQAIELENLLQVAVGNGKHYGGGNAVSPTAGIDDHTLDIYAIPGAPLREHMRIARLLKDGSFVERSDVHHATTQRVRLVTDPPMPVNLDGEIATVTPADFTIERNAVHVVVPRGSTAAVLDG, encoded by the coding sequence ATGAAGGCTGCCCGAGGTGCCCGGTCCGTTGCCGTGGTGATAAATGCCGGGGCACGGCTCGGTGCCGCGGCTCCGGACCAGGCGGTGGACATGCTGCGGAACGCGGGCCTGCCCGTCACTGCCGTGCACCGGATCCTGTCCGGCACGGACCTGGCCGGGACCCTTGACCGCGTGATGGCCGAGAACCACGACCTGGTGGTGGTGGGCGGCGGCGACGGTACCGTGTCCTTCGCTGCCGGACGGCTCGCCGGGACCGGCACCGTGCTGGGCGTCCTCCCGCTGGGAACAGCCAACGACCTCGCCCGCACCCTGGAGATTCCCAGTACCCTGCCCGCCGCCTGCGCCGCGCTCGCCGACGGAAGAGTGGTGGACATCGACCTTGGCCGGGTCAACGGCCAGCCCTTCCTCAACGTCGCCTCTGTGGGCCTCTCGGTGGGCGTCACCGAAACCCTCAGCCCCCGGCTGAAGCGCCGCCTCGGCCCGCTCGCCTATGCCGTCGCCGCCGTCCGCGCCTACGCCCGGCACCAGCCGTTCCGGGCACGCCTCGAATTCCCCGGGGGAGACCACCAGGCCATCGAGCTCGAGAACCTGCTGCAGGTGGCCGTGGGCAACGGCAAGCACTACGGGGGCGGGAATGCCGTCTCACCCACCGCCGGCATCGACGACCACACCCTCGACATCTACGCCATCCCCGGTGCACCGCTGCGCGAACACATGCGCATCGCCCGGCTCCTCAAGGACGGCAGCTTCGTGGAACGCAGCGACGTGCACCACGCGACCACCCAGCGCGTCCGGCTGGTCACCGATCCGCCCATGCCGGTCAACCTCGACGGCGAAATCGCCACGGTCACGCCCGCGGACTTCACGATCGAGCGCAACGCCGTGCACGTCGTGGTGCCGCGGGGCAGCACCGCCGCGGTACTGGACGGGTAG
- a CDS encoding MBL fold metallo-hydrolase yields MSEWLEVGADNYVLVTEGSLLNTGLIVGTERAMVIDTGCGPRQGKEILDAVREKTQLPLVVVNTHAHYDHFFGNAVFAEAGVTEFWGHENCATEIDQRGDLQRRFVGTLEPEMSTGEGENVELVVPNAIVRDQPVLVDLGGVTATLFYLGRGHTDGDLLVGTPTTLYVGDLVEQGAHPSFEDSFPEEWADALRHISALRHRYEYLIPGHGKPCSDQFVKTMANTLTTAVRQARQSIRDTPDDATKAIPVLPYGPEQSRWFIKRLQETHREY; encoded by the coding sequence ATGTCGGAATGGCTTGAGGTCGGCGCGGACAACTACGTGCTGGTCACCGAGGGATCGCTGCTGAACACCGGACTGATCGTCGGGACCGAACGGGCCATGGTGATCGACACCGGCTGCGGCCCACGCCAGGGCAAGGAAATCCTGGACGCGGTCAGGGAAAAGACCCAGCTGCCCCTCGTCGTCGTCAACACCCACGCGCACTACGACCACTTCTTCGGCAACGCGGTGTTCGCCGAAGCCGGCGTCACGGAATTCTGGGGCCACGAGAACTGCGCCACCGAGATCGACCAGCGCGGTGACCTGCAGCGGCGCTTCGTCGGCACGCTGGAACCGGAGATGTCCACCGGCGAGGGCGAGAACGTGGAGCTCGTGGTGCCCAACGCCATCGTCCGCGACCAGCCCGTGCTGGTGGACCTCGGCGGCGTCACCGCCACACTGTTCTACCTGGGCCGCGGCCACACCGACGGCGACCTGCTGGTGGGCACTCCCACCACCTTGTACGTGGGCGACCTCGTGGAACAGGGCGCCCACCCGTCCTTCGAAGACTCGTTCCCCGAGGAGTGGGCGGACGCGCTCCGGCACATCTCGGCCCTCCGCCACCGCTACGAGTACCTGATCCCCGGGCACGGGAAGCCGTGCAGCGACCAGTTCGTCAAGACCATGGCCAACACGCTGACCACCGCCGTCCGCCAGGCCCGCCAGTCCATCCGGGACACCCCGGACGACGCCACCAAGGCGATCCCCGTGCTGCCCTATGGGCCGGAACAGTCACGCTGGTTCATCAAACGCCTCCAGGAAACCCACCGGGAGTACTGA
- a CDS encoding dihydrolipoamide acetyltransferase family protein gives MSETRVFLLPDLGEGLTEAELVSWHVAVGDSIEVDQPIAEVETAKSAVEVPSPYAGIVAELHGKPGETLDVGKPLISVTPVSSVPTADNAAPAPSPDGHAASSMPSGSDRPDATPGAASSAATAAEAAAETYREEEKAGSGNVLIGYGTPGGHAAAKRTRLPKASVSVLEPAETQPADKAADDLTLLRTRVPGKLGAVISPLVRRMAREHGVDLGELHGSGESGLIMRRDVEKAISAPVAGPAETTPAALVKPVETKPAPVVEPAETKETQGRDARTGLAISTRTPVRGVRKVVAATMSRSRSEIPEATVWVDVDATGLMELREGMKAGGAAVPGLLAFIARFVTAGLKKYPELNTRIESAEDGSQEIIGFDGVNLGIAAQTDRGLVVPSVRSAEKLSARELDAEIRRLTDVAREGKATPTELGSGTFTLNNYGVFGVDGSAAIINHPEVAILGVGRIIDKPWVVNGELAVRKVTELTLTFDHRVCDGGTAAGFLRFVADAIENPTTLLADI, from the coding sequence ATGAGCGAGACGCGTGTGTTCCTGCTGCCGGACCTGGGCGAAGGGCTGACCGAGGCCGAACTGGTGTCCTGGCATGTTGCTGTTGGCGATTCGATTGAGGTGGACCAGCCCATCGCCGAGGTGGAGACGGCCAAATCAGCTGTTGAGGTCCCGTCCCCCTACGCCGGGATCGTGGCCGAGCTGCACGGCAAGCCGGGGGAGACCCTGGACGTGGGGAAGCCGCTGATCTCGGTGACGCCTGTTTCCTCGGTTCCCACCGCAGATAATGCCGCCCCCGCCCCTTCGCCGGACGGCCATGCTGCAAGCAGCATGCCGTCCGGCTCCGACAGGCCCGATGCCACTCCCGGGGCGGCATCATCCGCGGCGACTGCGGCCGAGGCGGCAGCCGAGACCTACCGGGAAGAAGAAAAGGCCGGATCCGGGAACGTCCTGATCGGCTACGGAACCCCGGGTGGGCATGCTGCTGCCAAGCGGACGCGGCTGCCGAAAGCTTCCGTCTCCGTTCTTGAGCCGGCCGAAACCCAGCCTGCGGACAAGGCCGCTGACGACCTCACGCTCCTGCGCACCCGAGTCCCCGGCAAGCTGGGGGCTGTCATTTCCCCGCTGGTCCGGCGGATGGCCCGCGAGCATGGCGTGGACCTGGGGGAGCTGCACGGTTCCGGGGAGAGCGGCCTCATCATGCGCCGCGACGTGGAGAAGGCCATCAGTGCTCCCGTGGCTGGGCCTGCCGAAACCACGCCTGCCGCGTTGGTAAAGCCTGTCGAAACCAAGCCCGCACCGGTGGTTGAGCCTGCCGAAACCAAAGAAACCCAGGGGCGTGACGCCCGCACGGGGCTCGCGATCTCCACCCGCACGCCGGTTCGGGGAGTCCGGAAGGTCGTGGCCGCCACCATGTCCCGCAGCCGGTCGGAGATCCCGGAAGCCACGGTGTGGGTGGACGTGGACGCCACCGGGCTGATGGAACTTCGGGAAGGCATGAAGGCTGGCGGGGCCGCGGTTCCGGGTCTGCTGGCCTTCATCGCCCGTTTTGTCACAGCCGGGCTAAAAAAGTATCCGGAACTGAACACGCGGATTGAGTCTGCTGAGGACGGGTCGCAGGAGATCATCGGGTTCGACGGCGTCAACCTGGGCATTGCCGCGCAGACCGACCGGGGACTTGTGGTTCCCTCGGTCCGTTCCGCCGAGAAGCTGAGCGCCCGCGAGCTGGACGCGGAGATCCGCCGGCTGACCGACGTCGCACGCGAAGGCAAGGCGACCCCCACGGAGCTGGGCAGCGGCACCTTCACGCTGAACAACTACGGTGTGTTTGGCGTGGACGGCTCGGCGGCGATCATCAACCACCCCGAGGTGGCGATCCTGGGCGTGGGCCGGATCATCGACAAGCCGTGGGTGGTGAACGGCGAGCTGGCGGTCCGCAAGGTCACCGAGCTGACGCTGACCTTCGACCACCGAGTCTGCGACGGCGGCACAGCGGCAGGCTTCCTCCGCTTCGTGGCCGACGCCATCGAAAACCCCACCACCCTCCTCGCGGACATCTGA
- a CDS encoding alpha-ketoacid dehydrogenase subunit beta → MSPTVTTSSEANGNVSAATARAAASAAATADASGPQPVTMAKALNTALADAMHADSSVLMFGEDVGLLGGVFRITDGLTATFGEQRCFDTPLAESGIVGMAVGMAINGMRPVIEMQFDAFAYPAFEQIVSHVAKMHNRTRGTVKLPLVIRIPYGGGIGGVEHHCDSSEAYYAHTAGLKVYTPATVADGYRMLREAIDSDDPVVFMEPKKMYWTKDSVDLAELRRQHELSKEGTTAGRGSEGRAAVARPGTDATLIAYGPSVPTALAAAEAAALEGRSLEVIDVRTIVPFDDATVCESVRKTGRAVVIAEAHGYASVASEIVARVQERCFHHLAAPIRRVTGFDVPYPAPKLEKYYLPGVDRILDAVDDLQWEN, encoded by the coding sequence GTGAGCCCCACCGTCACCACCTCGTCCGAGGCCAACGGCAACGTTTCCGCCGCCACCGCCCGGGCTGCCGCCTCCGCCGCGGCAACCGCCGATGCGTCCGGCCCGCAGCCGGTCACCATGGCCAAGGCCCTGAACACCGCCCTGGCCGATGCCATGCACGCCGATTCCTCCGTCCTGATGTTCGGCGAGGACGTAGGGCTCCTGGGCGGCGTCTTCCGCATCACGGACGGCCTCACCGCCACGTTCGGCGAGCAGCGCTGCTTCGACACCCCGCTGGCCGAGTCCGGCATCGTGGGCATGGCCGTGGGCATGGCGATCAACGGGATGCGCCCGGTGATCGAGATGCAGTTCGACGCGTTCGCGTACCCGGCGTTCGAACAGATCGTCAGCCACGTGGCCAAGATGCACAACCGCACCCGCGGCACCGTGAAGCTGCCCCTGGTGATCCGCATCCCGTACGGCGGCGGCATCGGCGGCGTGGAGCACCACTGCGATTCCTCCGAGGCCTATTACGCCCACACCGCCGGCCTGAAGGTCTACACCCCCGCCACCGTGGCCGACGGCTACCGGATGCTCCGCGAAGCCATCGACTCGGACGATCCCGTCGTCTTCATGGAGCCCAAGAAGATGTACTGGACCAAGGACTCCGTGGACCTCGCCGAGCTCCGCCGCCAGCACGAACTTTCCAAGGAAGGCACGACGGCGGGACGTGGCTCGGAGGGGAGGGCCGCCGTCGCGCGTCCCGGCACCGACGCGACGCTGATCGCGTACGGCCCGTCCGTGCCCACCGCCCTGGCCGCGGCCGAGGCCGCTGCGCTGGAGGGGCGCTCGCTGGAGGTGATCGACGTCCGGACCATCGTGCCGTTCGACGACGCGACTGTTTGTGAGTCGGTGCGGAAGACCGGCCGGGCCGTGGTGATTGCCGAGGCGCACGGGTACGCGTCCGTGGCCTCCGAGATCGTGGCCCGGGTGCAGGAGCGCTGCTTTCACCACCTGGCAGCCCCTATCCGCCGCGTGACCGGGTTCGACGTGCCCTACCCGGCGCCGAAACTCGAGAAGTATTACCTGCCCGGCGTGGACCGTATCCTCGACGCCGTTGACGACCTGCAGTGGGAGAACTGA